The following nucleotide sequence is from Psychroflexus torquis ATCC 700755.
GCTAATTTTGAAATTTCAGCGGCACAAGCTGAGTTGCTTAAATCTCGAGGTGCTTTCGATCCTAAGGTTGAGATCGACTGGCAGAATAAAGAATTTAAAGGGAGTGAATATTATGACATTCTAAACTCAACCTTCAAGATTCCAACTTGGTATGGAGTAGAACTAAAGGCTGGTTTTGAACAAAATGAAGGACAATTTCTCAATCCTCAAAACAATGTACCACAAGACGGTCTTTACAGTGCAGGTGTTTCAGTACCCTTAGGTCAAGGCTTATTTATCAACCAGCGGATGGCAGATCTAAGACAGTCTAAAATTTTGCAGGATTTGAGTCAAGCTCAACGGGATATACTTCTCAACAGGTTGCTTTATGATGCTGTATTATCTTATTTAGACTGGTATTTAGCGAATAGAGAAGTTCGCCTTTTTATTGATTTTGTTGAACGTGCTGAGGTGAGGTTTGAAGGTATTAAGCAAAGTGCATTAGAGGGTGACATTCCAACAATAGATACTCTGGAAGCTGGAATTATTGTTCAAAATAGAAAGTTGAGCTTGGAACAAGCTAATCTAAAATTGATCAAGAGTCGATTGACGTTATCGAACTTTCTTTGGTTCGAAAACAATGTGCCTTTGGAACTTAATCCTCTTGTGGATTCAGAAGATTTGACTGCTGGAAGTATAGATCCTGTTTTAGGGACAAATTTGCTTCAGCTGGAAGATTTTGTGCTGGAAAATCACCCTAAAATAAGGGCATTGGATTTTAAAATTGATCAGCTTCGGGTGAATCAAAACCTGAAAGCAGATATGCTAAAGCCACAATTGGACCTAGAGTATAATTTCATCAACGAACGAGTTAATCAAGTTGATAATCTAAATTTTAATGCTAGCGAATACAAGGCGGGGGTATATTTTAGATTGCCTTTGTTTTTGAGGAAAGAACGAGGAGATTTGAAACTTGCCAAAATTAAAGTCAATGAAGCGGAATTAGATCTTGATTTTGAGACCTTGCAACTTCAAAACAAAATACAAGCTTCAAGGAATGAAATCCTTTCTTATATTAAACAGTTAACAATTTTCAAATCTATTGTTCAAGACAATTCAGATTTATTAAGAGCGGAAGAAAGAAAGTTTTCGTTTGGCGAAAGCTCAGTTTTCCTTATCAATTCTAGAGAAGTAGGTCTCATCAATGCAAAAGTAAAGGAGATTAAAGCCTTTGAATTACTTCTTAAGTCAAAGGCCGACCTCTTCAATGTGCTAATCAATGATGCTAATCTCAACTAATTGTTTTGAAGTTCTAGCAAGCGTTTTACATATTTTCCTATCACATCAAATTCTAAGTTAACGACATCGCCTTCGGTTAAATTTTTGAAATTGGTGTGCTCATAAGTGAAGGGGATAATAGCCACACTGAATTCGTTTAATTTTGAATTGACGACAGTCAAACTCACTCCATTAATAGTAATAGACCCTTTTTCAATGGTTACGTTCATCAATTTTGGATCGTAGGAAAACGTATATTCCCAACTTCCATTTTTAGTTTCAGCACGTTGGCAAACGGCTGTTTGGTCCACATGGCCCTGAACAATATGCCCGTCTAGATGAGCATTCATTTTCATGCCTCTTTCTAGATTGATATAATGCCCAATTTCAAGATGGTTTAAGTTACTTTTATTGAGTGTCTCCTCTATAGCAGTGACTTTGTATTTGCCGTCTTCAATATCAACCACGGTAAGACATACGCCGTTATGCGCCACGCTTTGGTCAATTTTAAGCTCTTTGGCAAAGTTTGCTTGTATGGTATAATCTATATTCCCTTTAGAAACCTCTATTTTAGAGATTTTACCTACTTCCTCTATTATTCCTGTAAACATTTTTGTAGATTATTTCGTTACCTTTGTTGGGTACAAAAATAGTTGAATTTTATGAGAACTAAGTCAAATGTCAGGGTAGGAATTAGCATAGGAGACATGAATGGCATTGGGCCAGAGATAATATTAAAATCTCTAGAAGATCCAAGAGTTTTAGAGCTTTTTACACCTATTATTTTTGCCAACTCAAAGATGATGTCCTTTTTTGGTAATCAATTTAACATCAAGCTACAATTTAATGGTATTACCGATGCTAGTGAAGCTATTGAAGGAAAGATAAATGTAGTGAATGTTTGGAAAGAAAATGTAAAAATAAGCTTTGGAGAAGAAAATAAAATAATTGGGGGCTATGCTATTCAATCTCTAAAGGCTGCAACTCAAGCTTTGATAAAAGAGGATATTGATACGCTGGTAACGGCACCAATTCATAAAAAAAGCATTCAATCTAACGAATTTAATTTTCCAGGACATACAGATTATTTAGCTCAAGAATTGAAAGGCGACAGCTTAATGTTTATGGTGTCAGATACTATTAAGGTAGGACTGCTTACCGATCATGTTCCTGTTAAAGACGTCTCTAGTAAAATAACTGAAGAACTTATTAAAAAAAAGGTGAATGCTATTCACGATTCTTTGAAAAAAGATTTCAATATTCGGGAGCCTAAAATTGCTGTGCTTGGTATCAATCCCCATTCTGGTGACGGAGGAGTGATTGGCGAAGAGGATGATGAGGTCTTAAAACCAGCCATCAAAAAATTTATAGAAGAGGGTAAGTTTGTGTTTGGCCCATATTCGGCTGATAGCTTTTTTGGAAGTAAAAATAATGCTAATTTTGATGCCGTTATTGCAGCCTACCATGACCAAGGTTTAATTCCTTTTAAAACTCTGTCTTTTGGCAATGGTGTTAACTTTACTGCAGGGCTTAACAGAATAAGAACATCTCCAGATCACGGGACAGCTTTCGATATTGCAGGGAAAGGTATAGCCGAGGGGAGTTCTTTTACACAAGCTATTTTTATGTCTATTTCTATCTTTAAAAACAGATTAGAATATTTAAAACTAAACAAAAATCCTTTACAAAAACAAACTCAGAAATCATTTTAGTTATTTCTAGAGAGTATTATTAATTTTAATATATTTGCAAACTGAAAACTGATGTTGTATGAGAAAGTTTAAGGCTTACGCCATACCTTTTGTAGGATTGAAAGTTGAACAGCATAGATTTGATTATAAAATTGATAATTCGTTCTTTGAGCTTTTTGATTTTAATGAATTTAATAATGCAGACGTTAGTGTTGATTTAGAACTCACCAAAAAAGCAAACATGCTTGAACTTGAGTTCGAATTTACAGGACACGTTAACGTAAATTGCGATCTTACTTTAGAGCCTTACAATCAACAGATAAGTAATCACTTATCACTAGTTGTGAAGTTTGGAGACGATTACAATAATGATAATGAAGAGTTGTTAATCTTACCTCATAGCGATTACGAAGTAGAAATCCAACAGTATATTTATGAAGGAATTATACTTGGTCTTCCTGCGAAAAGAGTGCATCCTGGGGTAGAAGACGGTAGTATTAAGTCGGAAATCCTTGAAAAGTTAAATGAATTACAGCCAGAACAGAATACTAAGGAAGAGGATACAGATCCTCGATGGGATAAATTAAAAGAATTACTAAACGAATAATACATTTGAGCAATGGCACATCCAAAGAGAAAAATCTCGAAAACAAGAAGAGATAAGAGAAGAACACATATCAAGGCTAAGATGCCACAAATCGCTACAGACACCACCACTGGTGAGGCGCATTTGTTTCATAGAGCACATTGGCATGAAGGTAAAATGTACTACAGAGGTCAAGTTTTGATCGACAATACTGAAGATGCAGAAGTTGTAGAGTAGCATATCTTATTTTACATTTTAAAATTTACTCCTTTATTAATCTAAAGGAGTTTTTTGGTTTGTATAGTAAATTTAACTAACTTTAAATCAAACCTTTATATTATGAAACAACTCTCCACTCTTATTATTTTATTTTTTCTAAGTACCCATCTCTCACTTGCTCAGGTTACCTCCGTACCTGATGAAAATTTTGAACAAGCCTTGATCGATCTAGGTATCGATACTGATGGAGTTATCAATGGGCAGGTTTTGACTGCTGATATTGAGAATATTATTGAACTTGACATTAGTTTTAGAGAAATTGATGATATTTCAGGTATAGAAGATTTTACAGCTCTTGAAATTTTAGATGCTTCAGATAATCAACTTGTTCCAACCTATGACAATCCGAATGCTTTCAATGATATTTTTGTTAATAACACTAATTTGAAAGAAATTTACATTAAT
It contains:
- a CDS encoding TolC family protein, giving the protein MMRFYSILFLFLFHNVFAQEENLTNTLSLNEFLAYVKEYHPLSKLANFEISAAQAELLKSRGAFDPKVEIDWQNKEFKGSEYYDILNSTFKIPTWYGVELKAGFEQNEGQFLNPQNNVPQDGLYSAGVSVPLGQGLFINQRMADLRQSKILQDLSQAQRDILLNRLLYDAVLSYLDWYLANREVRLFIDFVERAEVRFEGIKQSALEGDIPTIDTLEAGIIVQNRKLSLEQANLKLIKSRLTLSNFLWFENNVPLELNPLVDSEDLTAGSIDPVLGTNLLQLEDFVLENHPKIRALDFKIDQLRVNQNLKADMLKPQLDLEYNFINERVNQVDNLNFNASEYKAGVYFRLPLFLRKERGDLKLAKIKVNEAELDLDFETLQLQNKIQASRNEILSYIKQLTIFKSIVQDNSDLLRAEERKFSFGESSVFLINSREVGLINAKVKEIKAFELLLKSKADLFNVLINDANLN
- a CDS encoding riboflavin synthase, which produces MFTGIIEEVGKISKIEVSKGNIDYTIQANFAKELKIDQSVAHNGVCLTVVDIEDGKYKVTAIEETLNKSNLNHLEIGHYINLERGMKMNAHLDGHIVQGHVDQTAVCQRAETKNGSWEYTFSYDPKLMNVTIEKGSITINGVSLTVVNSKLNEFSVAIIPFTYEHTNFKNLTEGDVVNLEFDVIGKYVKRLLELQNN
- the pdxA gene encoding 4-hydroxythreonine-4-phosphate dehydrogenase PdxA, giving the protein MRTKSNVRVGISIGDMNGIGPEIILKSLEDPRVLELFTPIIFANSKMMSFFGNQFNIKLQFNGITDASEAIEGKINVVNVWKENVKISFGEENKIIGGYAIQSLKAATQALIKEDIDTLVTAPIHKKSIQSNEFNFPGHTDYLAQELKGDSLMFMVSDTIKVGLLTDHVPVKDVSSKITEELIKKKVNAIHDSLKKDFNIREPKIAVLGINPHSGDGGVIGEEDDEVLKPAIKKFIEEGKFVFGPYSADSFFGSKNNANFDAVIAAYHDQGLIPFKTLSFGNGVNFTAGLNRIRTSPDHGTAFDIAGKGIAEGSSFTQAIFMSISIFKNRLEYLKLNKNPLQKQTQKSF
- a CDS encoding YceD family protein — protein: MRKFKAYAIPFVGLKVEQHRFDYKIDNSFFELFDFNEFNNADVSVDLELTKKANMLELEFEFTGHVNVNCDLTLEPYNQQISNHLSLVVKFGDDYNNDNEELLILPHSDYEVEIQQYIYEGIILGLPAKRVHPGVEDGSIKSEILEKLNELQPEQNTKEEDTDPRWDKLKELLNE
- the rpmF gene encoding 50S ribosomal protein L32, which translates into the protein MAHPKRKISKTRRDKRRTHIKAKMPQIATDTTTGEAHLFHRAHWHEGKMYYRGQVLIDNTEDAEVVE